The Cellulomonas sp. S1-8 genomic sequence GAGGGTCAGCGCGTGGAGTTCGACATCACGCAGGGGCAGAAGGGTCCGCAGGCGGAGAACGTCCGCCCGCTGTGATCCGGAGCCCGGCCACGGCCGGGCGCCTGCGCACGCACGGGGCCGCACCCGCCGAGGGTGCGGCCCCGTGCTGCGTCCGGGAGGTCTCAGGCGCCGGCGGGCTCGCGCAGCGGCGCAGCGGGCGGTAGGTCGGGCGGCGGGTCGTGCCGTGGGCTCGTGGCGCCGGCCAGGGTGCGCGACTCGGGACCGGTCAGGAGGCGCGCGGGTACCGGGAGCGTGCGCAGCGTCCGTGCCAGCCGCGGGTCGTCGAGCAGGTCCGGGTCGTCGGTCCCGATGAGCAGCAGGTTGCCGTACCGGCGGCCACGGAGCTGTGCGGGCTCGGCGACGACCCCGACGTGGGCGAACGCCGCGCCGAGGGTGGCCACCTCGGTGCGGGCGAGCGCGAGCGGGGGACGGTCGGCGCAGTTCGCGACGTAGACGCCGCCGGCCCGCAGGACGCGCCGCACCTCGCGCGTGAACTCGAGCGTCGTCAGGTGGTCCGGTGTGCGGTCGCCCGCGAACACGTCCCGCACGACGACGTCGTACGTCGCGTCGGCCAGGCGCGTCAGCTCGGCGCGCGCCTCTCCCGTCCGCAGCCGCAGCTGCGGTGCGCGCGGCAGGTCGAACCAGTCGCGCGCGAGGCGTGCGAGGTCGCCGTCGAGCTCGACCGCGAGCTGACGGGCACCGGGGTGGCGGTGCGCCAGCGCACGCGCGAGCGCGCACCCGCCGGCCCCGAGGTGCAGCACCGTGAGGTCCGGCCGACGCGCCGCGACGACCTCGACCACGGCCCCCGCCTGCTGCATGTACTCGAAGTCGAGGAGCCCGGGGTCGTCGAGGTCGACGAACGAGCTGGGCACGCCGTTGACGAGCAGCGTCGCCGCGCGCGGCCGGCCGGGCTCCGGGAGCACCTCGACCGTCCCGGTCGCGACCGGGACAGGGCCGGTCGGCCACGTGGGTGCGACCGGTGCCGACCGCGATGTCGGTGGTCGGCGGGAGGATGTGTCACGACGGCGGGCGGCCACCGGACCACGCTACGTGGTGGCGGTGGCGGGTCCTCGCGTCGACCGGTGCCCTTCGGGTCGCCGGCCCGGCAGGTTCGGGGTTGACGTGTTCGAACATGTGTTCGAAGATGAGTGCGGCGGACGGGCCGCGCGGACGGAGGTGGGACCGATGATCGGACGCGCAGACGTGCTGGAGTCGACCGTGATCCCGCCCCAGTCCGCCCAGCTGCTGGGCCGCGCCGACGCCGAGCTGCTCGCGGCCCAGTTCTCGGGGGAGCCGTGGGAGATGTTCTCGCACGCGCACCTCGCGGCCCTGCGTGCCGGTGCGGCGCTCGTCGCGGCGCGGGGACGTCCCTCGGGGCGCGGTGCACCCCGCACGGTCTGGGGCA encodes the following:
- a CDS encoding spermidine synthase gives rise to the protein MAARRRDTSSRRPPTSRSAPVAPTWPTGPVPVATGTVEVLPEPGRPRAATLLVNGVPSSFVDLDDPGLLDFEYMQQAGAVVEVVAARRPDLTVLHLGAGGCALARALAHRHPGARQLAVELDGDLARLARDWFDLPRAPQLRLRTGEARAELTRLADATYDVVVRDVFAGDRTPDHLTTLEFTREVRRVLRAGGVYVANCADRPPLALARTEVATLGAAFAHVGVVAEPAQLRGRRYGNLLLIGTDDPDLLDDPRLARTLRTLPVPARLLTGPESRTLAGATSPRHDPPPDLPPAAPLREPAGA
- a CDS encoding SAV_6107 family HEPN domain-containing protein, translated to MIGRADVLESTVIPPQSAQLLGRADAELLAAQFSGEPWEMFSHAHLAALRAGAALVAARGRPSGRGAPRTVWGMLDAVAPELHTLSALFAQSATLRAAVDAGRFELVTTARAERALCAAEDLVDAVRDLLAGVATGLTDLRAVASR